A segment of the Salminus brasiliensis chromosome 1, fSalBra1.hap2, whole genome shotgun sequence genome:
ATTAGTCAAGAGGCTAGTGAACTCGGTAGCTGAAGTGTTAGTGTGACGGCTCGTACTGAATGTTAGCTGAAAGCTGCTTAGTGTCACTAAATCATGTCAGAAAAAGCAGCTCCTAACATCGTTGCAGATAGAAGCTcacctgttgctgcacagttggtGCTGGTCATGCTCTAGTCCTTCAttagtggtcacaggacgcttcccacaggacactgttggctggatatttctgtttggtggactgttctcagtccagcagcgaGGCTGAGGTGTTTGAcctctccagcagcactgccctgtctgatccactcgtaccagcgcacaGGGGCGCCGAAATGGGGGGAAATAGTTAGGACGAATCTAAGGGCCTGTGATcaacaggggctctaaaaaaaTTATAGTCTGTGACTGTGAAAGACAGTTTGTCATTACTCACAGTCACAGActacggggcagtggtggctcagcggttagagcgccgggatatcgataacagggttgtgggtgtgatacccgggctcagcaagctgccactgttgggcccttgagcaaggacctttaccctctctgctccccgggccctggagttggctgcccaccgctctgcccacctttacctttaaaaatgtatgaacCGAGTATAGGAGCCAAAAGAAGGACTGCCTTgatttgtatattttgttttgCAATATTTGTTTGATGTCTTAGAAATGTTGAAAACATACAGAACACGTAGTGGAACACATTTTCTTTGCTGTTAACTGCACTCATGGTGTAATTGTATCCTGTCTCTTTAAGAAACGCTGTAGGAATGTTCGGGGTCTTTTTGCTCACTAAGGGGGTGATTCAGTTTTTGGTTTGGTGGGAAAATGGAGCgcacagttttttttaatagtagCACAGCTTAgaccttttgcttttttttggtGGAATTTTAAATTAATTGTTGGTAAGACAAAACTTTTCTTcagtaaacatttttaaacctACATGTGGACTCTGTGGTTACTGGGAGGAATGATACACGTCAGAAATACTCAACCAGCTAAAGCCAACTGTCTACATCTTATGTGAAATGACTGTTTCTGCAGGAACTGACCTTTAGCTCAAATCATTAGCTTGTCCAGAATGAACTGCTGGGTCGCATCTTTATTGAACCGCTTGTACATTCTAAGTAGCTTTTTATCAGGCTGCCTCCCAGTATGATCACATGGATAATAGAAATGCTGTCAGTCTGAAGCACTGAATGTAGCTAAAAGCTGCGTCACTACTGGTAAAGGTAATGGGTGTCACCTGATGCCTTTGGCCCAAATTGTGTCTACACTGCACTCCTGACAGACATGGAGGATATTCTAAGGCAATCAGCCTTCAGGAACTTTACCACGTTTTTCCTATATCAGTATTCCACACAAAAACGTCAGTGAACTATCTGCAGTGTAAATATAGCACATCACCTCCTGATTTCTATCAGCACTGTGTAGAACATTGATGTTGATGAACATACAGTTTTACGAATGATGTCAAGAATTTCTTTAGTTTAACTGGtgtagttatattacctccatctctcaatattgtttaaatgaagatcaaatgttcaTATGGTGTTAATATGAGGGTGCATATGTTATTACACCTAAATGTGCATATCTGTAGTATCAGTTATCATTATCATAGGATAATGCTTCTGACTCACTTACACAATATTTTCTAAACTTCTAGactccttcctccaggcacactcctccttcctccaggcacactactccttcCTCCAGGTACACTactccttcctccaggcacactactccttcCTCCAGGTACACTactccttcctccaggcacactcctcttcctccaggtacactactccttcctccaggcacactactccttcctccaggcacactcctcttcctccaggtACACTACTCCTTTctccaggcacactactccttcctccaggcacactactcatttaaggcatttagcagacactcttatccagagcgacttacaacagtgctttgctatttacttaagaaaaacctcagctagtttgaaaaggctaaaattcaaagatacctctaagttaagACACTACTAGACACAAGTCAATAGGGTGACCACTGCTATTCGctcaagtattctctgaagaatcagtctgcgtttgaagacagtgagcgactctgccgttcggacagccgggggaagttcgttccaccacctTGGGGCTacgacagaaaaaagcctgaacgcttgtcttccgtggattttgagggatggcgggtcgagccgagccgtgcttgaagctcgaagggctcttggtgcagatcggcttttgaccattgccatcaggtatggaggggctggtccgttcttggctttgtaggccagcatcaggcttttgaatctgatgcgggaagcagctacaggaagccagtgaagagaacgcagcagtggagtgacatggctgaacttaggaaccgtgccgctgcattctggatgagttgcaggggtctgatggtgcgcagagggagaccagccagaagagagttgcagtagtcaagtctggaagtgacgagagactgaacaagcacctgggcggcctttCTAGAGAAGAATggttgaattctccggatgttgtacaggagaaatctgcaggaccgagttacacttgcaacatgacctgagaacgataactgatcatccatgactacaccaagacttTGAGCTTCTGTTGAAgcagtgaccagtgagttctcaaaggtgatggcaagatcgttttttggtccagcagttcccgggatgtacagcagctccgtcttgcttgggttgagtttgaggtggtgagccgccatccaagaagagacatcggtgaggcatgctgagatacgggcggaaacctgtgtgtcagacggtaaGAAGGAAAGCctgagttgagtgtcgtcggtgtaacagtggtaagagaatccatgagaggatatcactttaccaagagagctagtatagagtgagaaaagaagaggaccaagaaccgagccttgtggaacaccagtggagagactacaaggagcggatgtgtccccctgccatgttacctggtatgagcgtccctgcaggtatgatgcaaaccattgccatgcagtgccggtaattccaaggccggcaaggatagacaggaggatcttgtggtccactgtgtcaaaagctgcggagaggtcaagaaggatcagaaccgatgacagtctagcagctttagctgcatggagcttctcagtaactgcaatgagagcagtttcagtagagtgagcAGCTTTTAAGCCAGACTGGTTggggtcctgtagattgtttagagagagaaagagagacagttggttgtagacagagcgttcgagaatctttgagagaaaaCAGAGAAGACAAATGGGTCTGTacttgccgatgtccaagctgtccagagttggcTTCTTTATGATaggcacaactctggcagacttgaaggcggatggtacatgacctgacaataaagagctgtttatgatagaggagatgaaaggaaggaggttcGGAGCAATAGTTTGGAACAGTGTGGATGAAACAGGGTCTagcggacaggtggtaggattattagaggtgagaagatgaaggaggtcatctgtggaaagaggagagaagcatgacagagaagagggaggaggagggcagtgtctagagaggggggtagaggcaggggggcGGAATctgcggatcttgtcaaccttttcttcgaagaaggagacaaaatcttctgcagacagggtagtgggtggtgggggagttggagggttgaggagagaggagaagatggtgaagactttgtgtgggtcagatgcagatgcttCCAGTTTCCCCCTGTAGAAAGATGCTTTTGCAGCAGCAACTTCCATCCTAAACCTGGAGAggagagactgataggagtctCTCCAGGTACACTCCTTTTTCCTCCAGGCACCATcctccttcctccaggcacactcccttctccaggcacactcctccttcctccAGGTACACTACtacttcctccaggcacactactccttcctccaggcacactactctttcctccaggcacactcctccaCCTCTAAGCACACTACTCCTTCCTCCAGGTACACTactccttcctccaggcacactcctcttcctcttgacacactcctccttcctccaggcacactactctttcctccaggcacactactccttcctttaggcacactactccttcctccaggcacacttcTACTTCTTCCAGGTACACTCCTCCTTCCTTTAAGCACACTACTCTTTCCTCCagacacactcctcctcctccaggcacactactccttcctttaggcacactactccttcctccaggcacactactccttcctccaggcacacttctacttcttccaggcacactactccttcTTCCAGGTACACTCCTCCTTCCTCCAGGTACACTACTCCATCCTCCAGGTACACTCCTCCTTCCTCCAGGTACACTCCTTCTTCCTCCAAGCACACTCCTTCTTTCTCCAGGTACACTCcttcttcctccaggcacactacaccttcctccaggcacaatCCTTCTTTCCTCCTGGCACACTGCTTTTTCCTCCAGGcatactcctcctcctccagtcacactcctcttcctcctgacacactcctccacctccaAGCACCATcctccttcctccaggcacactactaCTTCCTCCAGGAAGACCCACATAACTTAAACTTGGGGAGTCTCAGTCTCTTGGTTCTCTGCTTATCCCCACATGTCTGCTCAGAACTTGGAAGAGCAGGAGCTTCAGTAGAGGAAGCAGAATTACAAGCTTCCTGCAGGGGAGTAGCGGAAGAGTCATGCACCTCAAAGTTCCTCTTGAAAAACTTCTTCATTCTCTGCCGAAGAGACCGGGAGGCTTTGAGAATGGGTTCTATAATACTAGTGCGAGCATTGGCTGCCCTTTCAACTGCAGCACTAAGTGGTCGGCAGCCAGACTCCTCCCCCACATCCTCTACGTTTTGGCAAGTCAGACTTGCACCAGCTCCACTGCTGTCCTCCTGCAGCATCAGATACTCGTACCTGCCGTCTTGAgatgtgagtgtgtctacctcaCTGCCAGAGCAAGAGGCCTGGGACTCGTCAAGTGGGTTGACGTCTTGCTGAGAACTTGCTCTGCTTTCACCATCCTGACCTTCACACTCATGATCGTCAgttttggaggaggagggacTGCTGTGTGTGGATTCGAGCCAAGGGTGCTGTGCCACTTCTGCCATCGAAGGCCGAGTGGCAGGATCGAATTCCAGCATGTAGGAAATGAAGTCGTGACACTTCTCCTCCACTCCAGTCCCTTCTGGGTACGCCAGTGGTTCGGACTGAAACGATGGGAGGTTTTTCCAACTGGAGTCGTAGAAGGGCAAGCACCCGACGACCATAACATAAAGAATGACTCCCAGGCTCCACACGTCACTCTTCTTTGGATCGTAGGCCTTGGACATGATCACCTCAGGGGCAGCGTAGAAGGGAGAGCCACAAAACGTATCACTCAGCTCAGGGAATCCTTTTGAAATGCGGCTGAAACCAAAGTCTGTTATTTTGACCTGGTTGTCAGCGGTCAGTAGAACATTTTCGCATTTCAGGTCACGATGGACTATGTCCTGCTCATGCAGATACACCATGGCATCGACGATCTGCGCAAACCACTGCTTGGCCTGGTCGATAGGGATGAGGTGTTGTTCGACCTTTTCGACGAGATTCATCGAGGCAGCCTCCATCACAACAAACACCTGTCCATTAGCCATTTCAAACATCTCATGCACCTGAATAATATGAGGGTGCCTCACTCTTTTGATTATGGCGAGTTCCCGGGGCAGGAATTTTGAAACAACATGAGGTGTCATCTGCTTGCGGTCCATAATTTTAATGGCCACTAGGTTTGGGTGCCTATCTGAGGTGGCCAGCTTAACGTTGCCGAAAACCCCTGCACCGAGGTCATCCAGGACCTCGTACCCCAAGCTTCTTAAGACTTTAGTGGTTTCCATTGTTTTCCCTGTAGAAAGAAAGAGCCGTCGTTCCTGCGAGCTGCAGAATCCTAAATGGTGGAATGAGGGAGAAGCGAGCCTTTATATAGGAGCCGCGGCGGTGACGTCATCGGTATGACGTCACAATCGCGGCCGCTATACAGAGTCCAaaacgaaattctgtcaaaataaaagtccctcctaaacctaataaaacatttttggaattgaaaatgataaaccagtttaagaagACAGAGTatttacaacaatttaaaagcttattaaaagtaactcaaattaatataCAATGAataatacgtttttttttttattattctttactCAGTGTTGCTGGGAAATACAGTTTTGCGCAGgtactttattaaaataatcttaatcagacacataaatctttaataaaagtgacattttaaaggaaaatatacagcttttagccactggcaccatgttttgTACTAGGCGAATACAGAAAATCAGTGGATTTCAGACATGGATTTTAATTTGATGACTGAACTCAATTATTTAGAGCTTTGAATTACTGGAACCACATTTTATATTAGGCCAACAATAaatgttactgaataattaaacaGGATTTTGGACAATTAATCTGCTGTATAATTTAATAATCTggatttagtgtttattttattgcaatTTGGCAGACACATGAAGTGTCGTGCTAACCTGCTTCTGGAGCTTACCTTAATTCAGTCCCTGTTTTGTTCTCATATTGCTCCTCAAATTTAGTCATTAATATTCCAGTTGCACTTAAACTGCAATTGACCATATAAGTGGCCTCATTGTGATCAGTCCTGAATGCTTGATATTAAGTGTCACAAATATCACTGTAAATTAACATGAATCGGTTCTTAAGttgatgatattattattattattattttttgtcttcttattaatattatcaatattattaaAAGTTTTACAAAATGCTCATTGAATTTCTCTTGGACACGGCTGATACTACAAAAATACTACATAATTTTACATCATTACAACAAATTAGCAACGTTTGGTATTAGGTATTTGCAATCCACAGTGTCTCTCTGGATAACTGCATGGGAGGGGGTGCTTATTGTGGTCTCCAGTTAAACCATACTATTGTCCATGCCTATACAGCTGAACTGATTACTGTCAATTCTGTCATGGTGTGTACAGCCAGAcaagaagggatgaacacttgcagagatggactCAAAGCAAGATGGTTTATTAACGTAAACAAAGAtatcaaacagagggagacaaaaCAGTGAACAGAATCAAAACATGACAAACCAAAGggtgaacacaacaaacctgggactgggaggagttaggGAGCTGAACGGGACAACTACGACAGAGTGAACTAAAAGGGGTACTTTTAGTGAACAAAGCCACAAGCCTAGTTTGGGCAGAAAGGGGCTGATATAACCTAAGGGCAGAGCCGTGCTCTGTGGGAAACAGAGATAGCTGGGGAGCCAGCTGCCTGACTAGAAAACAAGGCCAACCCAACCTGAACCAGCAGAGACTGCCTAGAACTAAGCTTACCTAGGACCATGAACAGGAAGCGACCATACCTTGCTTGTCTCTAGAAATACACTACGAATCCTCCTGACTAAGAACAGAACTCTGGCCAACCTGAACAAACGTGTGAGTAATTGCTGAGCGCATGGTTTTGCTGAATTGCTGAAACGAATGGTTGCAGTAGAGCcccttaagtactcccagtcccaggtgaaacacatgagcAGACAATGGACCTTGAATGACGGCAAATGAACAgcaatgaacacaaacaaaacggAAGTGAACTGTAAGTCCTAATTTGGGCCTGTGAACGGCGGCTCAAGtttgccccgggggagggcatgataacgagggcctgataAATAcaactatattcagtttctttaaacTGCAATTGATAATTTTGTGTTCTACAGTCATCACAGAAAAACAGTGACAAAATGTTTCATTTTAGAAGGTCCCTCATGTGCACTCATGTTTACATCATGTTCATATCATATAAAGATAATGTTATATCTTTAAAGATGCAGCAATTTAGTTCAAAGTCTTTTGATGTTATCGCCAACAGTGACAGTTTCCTAACTTCTAATCTTTTACAGTTATGCCCAAGAGTTGTTGATGCCTTACTGCCTTTCAAGGTCTCCAAGTGGCAaattattgattttaatattttctttttaccatCTTTTCTTGGTACATTTTAAATTCCAGATGTCTGAATTTGAGGATAGTCTACACTGTGCTCTTGCAGAACAATATTGGCACAATGTCAGGGACCTCATTCTGGATTATTACAACTGTTTCAGTCTGAGAATCACATCTAGAACAACAACATCTGTGATTCATCGGTTGGAGGAGGGCATTATCACAGGGTGTAtcatttcagtcattttgtTTGCGCTGGATATGAATATGCTGGATGAAGTCAGCGGAGGTGGAGTGTAGAGGTCAGGTCAGGCATTCAACCACATCTGCTCTGGCCCCTGCTGGTCTACGACGTGCCAATGACCAATGCATGACCTGGCAACGCAAGGGACTGGCAGCTGAAGGAGGACCTAGATAGGCAGCTCAAATTTCCTACCCCCATCGCCAAAAATGGTACTGATGTCTAAAATAACAAGACAAGTGGGCCTACTGGAGCTAATGGTTACTTGGGAAGTTCGGCTGGAGAAGGCTTTTGAGAGGAAGAGGGCTAAGTAAGAGGAGCTGGCAAGCGCATGCCGAAGCAAAAGATGGAAGACCTGGTGTGGTGCTATCAAAGTCGGGTGCAgaggctttgtaggccagtcaCTCTGCAGGGCTCTCAAGAGGTTGGGGATCAGAAGGCTGCACATCAGAAAAGCCACCGGGAAGATCTCTGATGCTGCAGAGGAGCGTTGAGATGGCTGCAGATCAAACGGGGGGATCCGTGGACTTAATAAGCTACTAAGACACAAGCCGGGGCCTGATCACCTCTAGTTGGTTTGCCTTCATTGAAGCCTGAAGCAAAACAAGTGATCGGTCACTGAATTGACAAagtattcttaaaaaaaaaattgtacagGCATTACAGCCAAAATGTCTGAAATTCACAGATTTTCTGTTTTCACCTAGTATAAAACATGGTACCAGTGGCTGAAAGCTGTATATTgtccttcataatgccacttttattaaagatttatgtgtcctgattaagattaatTAATAAAGTGACAGTAACCTGTATTTCTCAGCTACACTAGTCTGAAGATTTTGTCTGAAGACATTATCGCCATATTGCAGAAAGCTTTTTCCTATTCTAAAAAAATGTATGGCATTATGCATTAACCACTGTCCACAGGGTGGAGCTGTTGCACATAAAATGATCACATTGTCAAACCAAAACACTATCAAACCTCAACCatccttcctccctctctctctctctctctctctctctctctctctctctctcactttccctctCCCCCTCATTCATTACAATAGACTGTTTTAttttaagtgtttatttcttttaatattgATGGTTaaaactgacaactaatgaaaccccaaattcagtatctcaaaAAATTTGAATATTACTTAAGACTTAAAAAAggatttttagaaatgttggCCAAATGAAAAGTATTAACATAAAAAGTATGAGCATGTAcagcactcaatacttagttggGGCTCCTTTAGCCTGGATTAATGCAGCAGTGCGGCTTGGCATGGAGTCGATCAGTCTGTGGCACTGCTCAGGTGTTATAAGAGCCCAGGTTGCTCTGATAGTGGCCCTCAGCTCTTTTTCATTGTTGGGTCTGGCGTATCGCATCTTCCTCTTCACAATACctcatagattttctatggggttaagGTCAGACGAGTTCGCTGCCCAGTTAAGAACAGGGATATCATGGTCCTTAAACCATGTACTGGTAGCTTTGGCACTGTGTGGAGGTGCCTAGTCCTGTTGGAAAATgaaatctgcatctccatatgattggtcagcagcaggaagcatgaagtgctctaaAACTTCCTGGTAGGCGGCTGCGTTGACCTTGGACCTCCgaaaacacagtggaccaacaccagcagatgacatggcaccTCAAACCATCACTGACTGTGAAAACTTTACACTGGACCTCAAGCAACTGTgcatctcctctcctcctccagacTCTGGGACCTTGATTTCCCAGACGAGACGCTTCTGACGCTGTCTCTTGTTCAAGAGTAGATTTTATTGgattttcatgatattctaattttatgaccagcatatatatattgtatataatttatttttcttattcaaTGAAATCTACAGAAGCCTGAGGAGTAATGGTGAATAACTAATATTCAGAAGCCAAATGTTGTGCAAAAAACTTTATtggcacattatttaaaagtaTCATTAAAGCCAAGATCAACAAGTATTAATCCAATTAGTACTGAGTAGAGTGTGATCATTCAGactccaacaacagcaaacACCAACATTGCAGATCCTAATTGCATAGGCTTGCAACCAGTTCATGCAGCACAAACATTCTTATTATGGAAAAAGTTAAAAGCATTCGTAATTGTGcttagaaaaataaatatccTATGTCACGTTAAATAAAACGGAATAAAACAAAGCCCCTAAAACGTGTGTATTTGTGCATTGTCCAAAAGCTTTGGTCTTCTCTTAATACTCTAATTAAAAGGGGATTCCAATGATTTGTCCAAATCAAAAAGAACTGATATAAACAAAGCCATCCAGAGCTGTCATGCGGAGTGGTGGTGATGGTCCCCAGGCCGTTCTAACAGCTCCCTTGCAAATACTACTACACAAAATGGTGACACAATTATCCTGTAATACCTGAGACATTGCTTTACAATAGCTTTCAGATTTTGGGAATTTGGgactaaaataaatgtaaatgtgtaaatatattcAAAGTGGGAAGGTATGTTTTCTAGAGCAGATATAACAGTTTTCAATGTTATTTCAGATTTAACACTAATTTACCATCACTTTGGATTAAAAAACTCAAAAAGTTCACTGATGGGTTTTGGATAgtgaataaaatgtatatatgtgtattgtAAACATAATTGTTTCATTCACAACCACTGTGAGAAATCacagtttcacaccaaactgcTCTGAATTACTTTGCTTACTTTTTTATATTGAATTATGTAGAATTTTGAAACATCAGTGGAATCACCCTTTAAGAAGCACATCAATATCACTGCAGTCAGTAAGAGCTAAACAGATGGTAGCAAAAAGGCAACCGTTCAATCTACACTTCATCCTAATGTCTCAAAAGCCTCCAGAgggtatttaaatatataaagtgTCCAAGTAAGGGTTTTCTAATTTGACTCAAGTGCTTATATTCAATACTGCTGTGGCCAACGTCCAACACTGTGCTGAAATTTGCTCCTACTGTCTTTATTTCAGCTGATAACTCAGTTTAAGAAAATGCAGTTAAAGTGGAGCTTTTTTTAAGACTCACACATTCCCCCAAACTGCAGTGTCAGCTGTGCTCatgcagaaaaagagaaagcacaCTGTTTATGGGTCTTGGAACAGGACCCTGGAGTCACATTGGAATGTTTGGCTCCTGTACAGGCATGATCAGTCGATGGCTGAGCCTGCTGGGATCATGAATAATAAAGTTGTAGAGATAAAAGCCCATTCAACGTGATCCAGCATCGACTGACTGACCTCACACTTCAATTCCATTCAGTGTGGCAAATGAGGATGGGGTCAATTTTGACATtacaaagaaaatgacaaatattATCCGCCCTGTTTGCTCATGTAAACACTTGTGTCCTGTCCTATTCTTCTATTGGTGTGCTCTGTGCTCGCGTGACAAGGTGACAGGGCTGAGAAAAAAGCCAGAAAGAGCGGAACTTTCTCACGGCCGGCAGAGTGAGCATGACTGCATTACAAAGTAGACTGGAAGTGGGATGGGGCGAGTATGTGTGGGTCTAGATGGGGAGCCGTGTGCCAAGTGAATATTTAGGCCCCTACCATTCATGAGTGCAGGAAAAAAGCTCTGCTACTGTTCACAGTCGCTCAATGGGTGGCAAATCACAACTTACAGTATACTCTGTGGTTCATCCTATGGCACAATACTGTGGAAAATCTAATGACACTCCtctgacatgaaaaaaaaaaacaacagtcaaAGAAAAGCAGTTTTACATTAGTGCCCAAGAAACATGAGCAGGGATGCTTACACTACAGCTAAAAAGTTTGGAGTCAACCATCTTTACAGCACAAGTAATATATGCACACAATTATTCTGATATAATACTGGTACCCTTTTTTCTTTGGGTCTCATATCATTAGTGGAAAGCAAGTTTCTGAATTAAGAAGAAAGCTTATTGTATAGCTGAGAATGCTGTATTATGTAGGGATGACAATGACATCAGAATACTGGTACCATCAGATAATTGCTaaagaattattatttttaacatgagagagagaattattcattttaatagatattttaaactgatatttgatcatttgatttattgtattCCAGCTAAATGTGTAGGTGGTACAGGATTATTGCATtatttgtatataataatatgtatagaataatacatattatatttCTCTCTAATCCTGTTTGAGATATTTGGTGTTATTTTCcccaaatgtacatttttataaaCATGTATCAACAACAGCAGATATGCAGGAAATACCAGGGCACAAACCTACATGTAACAGACTTTTGATGTAGTTAAACCAATCAGTTAAACCAATCCTTTGTTCATCTTTTAATATTACCACAAAAACATAATCTGTAAATTCTGACAGTAATTGGGCAGATTATTCTtaagactgattgattgatttatttagaaTTGTATGTATAAATTGcaacatgttttattatttatttgtctaaTTAACCTTGAGCCCTATGAGAGATTATTTTAAACTATATAACTCACAGTAAAAGCTAGCTAGGATATTGTTAACACTGTTATAATCGAGCATCTGAAATGAGgcaacattaaataataataaaaacgatTTAACAAATTAAATACTACAGATgtcatgtaaataaaatatttccttTTGTCCTAATGTAAGATCATGTGGTTGAAGATAATTTTTGAAGGCTGGAAATCTAGTTGAAACACAGAACTGTATAGAATTAATTTAGCTTTTGGCTAAACTGTTTATAAACAAATTTTATATTAGTTGATTACTTGtgtaacaatattattattcttaaaCAAATCATGTCAACTTCAAAACAGTACTTTTAAAAACAAGATTCGTAAGACTGTGCCTCTCTccccaataaacaacaacaaaaaaattgtATATTGGTGGATCCTTAATAgaaagtattatttatttttaaaataaataattatagtaTATCATTTAATACTTTGTTGCTCTTcctaaaatatgttaaatattaaataaaacatacaaaatcTGGTTAATCTagttaatgtaataatatactgttaagttattaatgaacaacattacaaaatgtattaacatggcaagtgattccaaacttttgacctgCAGTATAATTTATATGTATAGCCATTCCTCATTCTTGTCACTTGCACATAATCAAAAGTTATTGTCATGGTAACTTGGCAGTCcagaaaatgtataaataaaattgctGTTTGCTATGTAAACAACAACCAGCCCAGACATCACATTGGAATAACAATACTAACTCTAGACAA
Coding sequences within it:
- the LOC140555577 gene encoding testis-specific serine/threonine-protein kinase 2-like; the protein is METTKVLRSLGYEVLDDLGAGVFGNVKLATSDRHPNLVAIKIMDRKQMTPHVVSKFLPRELAIIKRVRHPHIIQVHEMFEMANGQVFVVMEAASMNLVEKVEQHLIPIDQAKQWFAQIVDAMVYLHEQDIVHRDLKCENVLLTADNQVKITDFGFSRISKGFPELSDTFCGSPFYAAPEVIMSKAYDPKKSDVWSLGVILYVMVVGCLPFYDSSWKNLPSFQSEPLAYPEGTGVEEKCHDFISYMLEFDPATRPSMAEVAQHPWLESTHSSPSSSKTDDHECEGQDGESRASSQQDVNPLDESQASCSGSEVDTLTSQDGRYEYLMLQEDSSGAGASLTCQNVEDVGEESGCRPLSAAVERAANARTSIIEPILKASRSLRQRMKKFFKRNFEVHDSSATPLQEACNSASSTEAPALPSSEQTCGDKQRTKRLRLPKFKLCVVCLEEEGVYLEKEGVCLEEEGVYLEEGGVYLEDGVVYLEEGGVYLEEGVVCLEEGACHSASSTEAPARPSSEQRCEDKQRTKRLRFPKFKILKKTSRVLPL